CGAATGCTGCGAGCCGTAACCGGTTCCGGCGGCGAGCTTGCTGCGCAGCACGAACGGGACGGCGCTCTCGCCGCCGAACATGTGGCGCGCCTTGGCGACCTGGTTGAACAGCTGGTCGGCAGCGACCCACATGAAGTCGGCGTACATGAACTCCACGACCGGCCGGAACCTGCCGTCGAGGGCCATCCCCCCGCCGAGCCCGGCGAAAGCGTTTTCACTGATCGGGGTGCCGAGGACCCGGTCGGGGAACAGTTCGAGGGCGCGCTTCGTGGCACCGTTGGTGCCGCCCTTGAGGCCGTCGACGTCCTCGCCCATCACGACGATGCGGTCGTCGGTCTCCATCCGCCGGCCCATCACGTCGCTCACCACGTCGATGAACCGCCGCTCGCCGAGCTCGCCGGTGAAGTCGTCCTGGTCCTCGAACCGGAGTCCCTCCAGCTCGGCGAGGTCCCCGCGCACGCCGACGTCGACGAAGCTGGTGTCGGGCCACAGCTCCGGCCGGATGCGGCGCTGCCCCGGCTTGCCCCCGGCGACCGGCTCCAGCAGCGTGTCACCGATACCCGCCATGACCGCGTCCACCTCGGCTTTCGCCGCGTCGACCGCGTCGGCGGTGAGCAGGCCGCGCTCGACGACGGCGGCACGCAGCTGGTCGATCGCGTCGCGCTGCCGCCACGCCTTCTCCTCGGCCTTGGAGCGGTAGCCGAAGGCGGAACCGGGGAACGCGCCGTTCTGGTGGAAGTACCGGTAGAGGTCGGCCTCGATGATCGTCGGCCCGTGGCCGGCCCGCATGTGCTCGACCGCTTCGGTCATCGCGGTGTACACGGCGAGGGCGTCCATGCCGTCGACGCGCCAGCTCGGGATGCCGAAACCGGGGCCGCGGGCCGACAGCCGGGTCTCCGCGGTGGCCTTGGCCACCGGCGTCGAGACGGCGTACTGGTTGTTCTCGATGAAGAAGCAGATCGGCAGCTTCCAGGCGGCCGCGAGGTTGAACGTCTCCAGGACGGAACCGATGTTGACCGCCCCGTCGCCGAAGTAGGTGACCGAGACGGCGTCCGTGCCGGCGTGCTTCATGTTCCAGGCGAAACCGGCGGCCTGCGGGACGCCGCCGCCGACGATGGCGTTGGTGCCCATCGCGCCCGCCTCGCGCCACTGGAGGTGCATCGACCCGCCGCGCCCGCGGCAGAAGCCGTCGGCGAGACCGCAGATCTCGGCGAGCGTGCGGCGGAACACCTCGTGCACCTCGGGCGTGATCTCCGGGAGCGCACCGGGCTTCGGCTGGAGAACGTGGCCGACCGCCTTGGCGATGAACTGGTGGTGGCCACGGTGGGATCCGTTGACGAAGTCGTCCGAGCGCAGCGGGAGGATCGAGCCGACGGCGCCGCCCTCCTGACCCACGCTGGAGTGGGCCGGGCCGTGGATGAGGCCCTGCCCGGCGAGTTCGAGCACGTACTCCTCGAACGAGCGGATCCACTGCGCGCGCCCGAGCAGCTGCAGAAGCACGTCCGGATCGGCGTCCGACCAGTCCCGCGCGCTGGTGGACAGCTCCACCCAGGGTGCGCCGGGGACCAGGTCCGTGTGCGTCGTCATGGTGCCTCTCCCGATCTGTAAATGGATCCATTACTGGATCTGACGCTGGCTTCTACCGCGGAATATCCCTACCCTAAGCGGTGGAATGTATCCATTGCAAGGAAGGGCTGCGATGACCACCACGCGGATCCCCGGCGTCCGGGGCGTCGACCACTTCGGCGTCACCGTCCCCGACCTCGACCAGGCGCACACCTTCTTCACCGAGGTCCTGGGCTGCGAGTACCTGTACCGGCTCGGGCCGTACCAGCACGACGACGACTGGATGAGCGTGCACCTGGGCGTGGACGACAAGGCGGTGATGCGACGGCTGCACTTCTACCGGCTCGGCGGGCAGGCGATCTTCGAGGTGTTCCAGTACGAGGCACCCGATCAGCGGACCGAACCGCCCCGCAACAGCGACATCGGCGGCCACCACGTCGCGATCTACGTCGAGGACCTCGACGCCGCCGTGGCGGCCCTGCACGCGAACGGGCTGACGGTCATGGGCGAGCCCACCGCGAGCAAGAACGCGAGCGAAGGACAGCGCTGGGTGTACTTTCTCAGCCCGTGGGGGATGCAGTTCGAGCTGGTCTCCTACCCCGGCGGCAAGGCCTTCGACCGCAACCCTTCCGCCTTCGACTGACCGGAAGGAGTGTTCGTGACAGCGACAGGGGCCGCACGGGTCGCGAGCCAGCGCATCGCCGAGGTCCTGCGCGAGCGCATCCTCGCCGGGCAGCTCCCGCCCGGGACCCGGATCAAACAGGACGAGCTGGCCGAGGAGCTCTCCGCCAGCCGGATCCCGGTCCGCGAGGCGCTGCGCATCCTCGAGTCGCGCGGCCTGGTCGAGGTTCGCGCCAACTCCGGCGCGTGGGTCACGCAGATGGACCTGCACAACCTGACCATCACCTACCAGATCCGGGAACGGATCGAGCCGCTGCTACTGATGGACAGCGTGCCGCGGCTGGATCCGGCCGTGGTCGCGCGGATGCGCGAAATCCAGGCGGAGATCGAGGCGAACGACGACCTCGAACGGTTCATGGCGCTCGACCGCGAACTGCACTGGGCGACCTACGCCGGCAACCGGACTCCCTACCTGGCGACCATGGTCGAGCGGCTGTGGGACACCACCCAGCACTACCGGCGCGAGTTCGCCCGCCAGATGGGCGATCGCGGCACCTGGGCGGTCAACACCGAGCACCGGCTGCTGATCGAGGCGATCGCGAGCGGCGACACCGCCAGCGCCTCGAACGTGCTCGCGCTGCACATCCAGCGCACCCGGGTGGAGCTGGCACGCAACCCCGAGTTCCTGGCGTCGATCGGGCACGGGACCGGCCCGGCGCAGTCCTGAGGCCCGGGACCGGGTGAACGGCTGCTGGTCTGGGTGCGGTTGCGGGAGCGGGTCACCGCAACCGCACCCACGTTCGGCGCGAACTCCGCGGGATGCCGTCGTTGGGCCGGTCAGGCGGTGAAGCGGGCGCTCCACCCGGCGTTGACGTCGATCGTCGAGCCGCTGATGTAACGCGACTGGTCCGAGGACAGGAAGAGGACGGCGTTGGACACCTCTTCGCTGTCGAGCCGTCCGGCCGGGATGGTGTGCACGGCCCAGTTCACGTACGACGTGACGTCGTCCTCGGTCGCGTCCGGGTTGTCCGGGAAGAACATCGGCGGCAGGGTGCCGTTGTTGATCATCTCGGTGCTGATGTAGCCGGGGCAGACGGCGTTCACCCGCACGAAGTGCGGGCCGAGGTCGACCGCGGCCGCCTTGACGAGCCCGATGACACCCCACTTCGACGCGATGTAGGCCGGGTTGTTGGCGGTGCCCACCTTGCCGACGCTGGAGGAGATCCCGACGATGGACCCGCTGCGCTGCTCCACCATCCGCGGGGACACCGCCCGGATGGTGTTGAAGACGCCGGTGAGGTTGACGTCGATGGTGTCCTGCCACTGCTGCGCCGTCATGGCCTGCACGGGTGTGTAGGAGTCGATACCGGCGTTGGCGACGGCGATGTCGAGACGACCCCACCGCTCGACGATCTCGCCGACGGCCCGCTCCATCTCCGGCAGCGACCGGACGTCGGCCTCGATCGCGAGGCACTCGCCGCCCGCGGCCTTGACGAGCTTCTCGGTCTCGGCGATGTCGCCGGGGCGGTTGATCGCGTAGGCGGTGTGGTCGAAGGATCCGGTGAAGTCGCAGAAGGCGACCTTCGCCCCGGCGCGGGCGAAGGCGAGCGCGTGCGACCGGCCCTGTCCCCGGCCGCCGCCGGTGACGAACGCGACCTTGCCGTCGAGGTTGTACGTCATCGGTTCTCCTCGGTGTCTGCTCGTGCGGCGGCGATCCCGGCCTGCACGATCGGGCGGGCCGTGCTGATGGCACGGGTAAGGGCTTCGTCGATCGGGAGGGCGCGGTGCTCGCGCGAGATGATCTCCACGCCCCACCCGCCGGTCCAGCCGGCACGGGTGAGCGT
The sequence above is a segment of the Amycolatopsis viridis genome. Coding sequences within it:
- a CDS encoding alpha-ketoacid dehydrogenase subunit alpha/beta yields the protein MTTHTDLVPGAPWVELSTSARDWSDADPDVLLQLLGRAQWIRSFEEYVLELAGQGLIHGPAHSSVGQEGGAVGSILPLRSDDFVNGSHRGHHQFIAKAVGHVLQPKPGALPEITPEVHEVFRRTLAEICGLADGFCRGRGGSMHLQWREAGAMGTNAIVGGGVPQAAGFAWNMKHAGTDAVSVTYFGDGAVNIGSVLETFNLAAAWKLPICFFIENNQYAVSTPVAKATAETRLSARGPGFGIPSWRVDGMDALAVYTAMTEAVEHMRAGHGPTIIEADLYRYFHQNGAFPGSAFGYRSKAEEKAWRQRDAIDQLRAAVVERGLLTADAVDAAKAEVDAVMAGIGDTLLEPVAGGKPGQRRIRPELWPDTSFVDVGVRGDLAELEGLRFEDQDDFTGELGERRFIDVVSDVMGRRMETDDRIVVMGEDVDGLKGGTNGATKRALELFPDRVLGTPISENAFAGLGGGMALDGRFRPVVEFMYADFMWVAADQLFNQVAKARHMFGGESAVPFVLRSKLAAGTGYGSQHSMDPAGILTTAPGLRVVAPSTPFDYVGLMNTALACDDPVVVLEHVDLYTTTGVGPVDDLDYHLPVGKAAVRREGTGLTVISYLSMVGHCLEALDEVPEVSADLIDLRWLDRASLDWATIEESVRKTNRVLIVEQGAIGTSYGGWLADEIQRRLFDWLDAPVERVTGGEASPSISKVLERAAIAKTDEVVTALRRIAAE
- a CDS encoding VOC family protein; the protein is MTTTRIPGVRGVDHFGVTVPDLDQAHTFFTEVLGCEYLYRLGPYQHDDDWMSVHLGVDDKAVMRRLHFYRLGGQAIFEVFQYEAPDQRTEPPRNSDIGGHHVAIYVEDLDAAVAALHANGLTVMGEPTASKNASEGQRWVYFLSPWGMQFELVSYPGGKAFDRNPSAFD
- a CDS encoding GntR family transcriptional regulator; the encoded protein is MTATGAARVASQRIAEVLRERILAGQLPPGTRIKQDELAEELSASRIPVREALRILESRGLVEVRANSGAWVTQMDLHNLTITYQIRERIEPLLLMDSVPRLDPAVVARMREIQAEIEANDDLERFMALDRELHWATYAGNRTPYLATMVERLWDTTQHYRREFARQMGDRGTWAVNTEHRLLIEAIASGDTASASNVLALHIQRTRVELARNPEFLASIGHGTGPAQS
- a CDS encoding mycofactocin-coupled SDR family oxidoreductase (This oxidoreductase belongs to a branch of the SDR family in which the NAD cofactor is especially deeply buried and is non-exchangeable. Members of this branch occur only in species that product mycofactocin, a small molecule electron carrier derived from the final two residues of the mycofactocin precursor protein, MftA. Mycofactocin is thought to mediate transfers of electrons between such non-exchangeable NAD cofactors from different enzymes acting on different substates, and has been shown to play a role in the metabolism of alcohols and aldehydes in Mycolicibacterium smegmatis and in Mycobacterium tuberculosis.) — protein: MTYNLDGKVAFVTGGGRGQGRSHALAFARAGAKVAFCDFTGSFDHTAYAINRPGDIAETEKLVKAAGGECLAIEADVRSLPEMERAVGEIVERWGRLDIAVANAGIDSYTPVQAMTAQQWQDTIDVNLTGVFNTIRAVSPRMVEQRSGSIVGISSSVGKVGTANNPAYIASKWGVIGLVKAAAVDLGPHFVRVNAVCPGYISTEMINNGTLPPMFFPDNPDATEDDVTSYVNWAVHTIPAGRLDSEEVSNAVLFLSSDQSRYISGSTIDVNAGWSARFTA